The following are from one region of the Siniperca chuatsi isolate FFG_IHB_CAS linkage group LG21, ASM2008510v1, whole genome shotgun sequence genome:
- the apnl gene encoding actinoporin-like protein, producing MMESAEAVAADVTSKRSVIIEISNVTNNYCLINPRVYLENGETYNPPQPTVRPLKTEVCTFTKSSGKATGSIGVLTYDLFERSKNDHIETLSIMFSVPWDYNLYKNWFAVGIYKKGRNCDKDLYKEMYYEKNQHEHGFVREEATGSGINYVGNYLDIKATMGPLGKAIMKVEVWDKLFTPMGQHAY from the exons ATGATGGAGTCAGCTGAAGCTGTAGCAGCCGATGTGACCAGTAAGAGAAGTGTTATCATTGAAATCTCAAATGTCACCAACAACTACTGCCTCATCAACCCCAG AGTGTACCTTGAGAATGGGGAGACATACAACCCACCTCAACCCACAGTGCGCCCTCTAAAGACAGAAGTCTGCACTTTCACGAAGTCCAGCGGCAAAGCAACTGGCAGCATTGGTGTACTGACCTACGACCTTTTCGAGAGGTCAAAGAACGACCACATTGAGACTCTGTCCATCATGTTCTCAGTTCCCTGGGACTACAACCTGTACAAGAACTGGTTTGCAGTGGGCATCTATAAAAAGGGCCGCAACTGTGATAAGGATTTGTACAAAGAAATGTACTATGAGAAGAACCAGCACGAGCATGGATTTGTCAGGGAGGAAGCCACTGGTTCAGGAATCAATTATGTGGGCAACTACCTAGATATCAAGGCCACCATGGGTCCCTTGGGCAAAGCCATCATGAAGGTGGAGGTGTGGGATAAGCTTTTCACACCCATGGGCCAGCACGCATACTAA
- the ramp2 gene encoding receptor activity-modifying protein 2 isoform X2, whose translation MRASCCFIEPSCKKVEICNHYPPGKTDRALSGKMTDTSFSLMFSGCFVTLLIWGCTTVVCLVDEKLVVGPTMTIGYHSTETMNANVTYGDPTLSFVCGNNSHSCMDFCSFCYDIYGAPTMDCLSKLFDHLCLFNFEHAMASLNSSDLCIWGNVSGSYSNLSLCTEKISDCLLIPWPNPLVEQTFVDIHSKFFKDCPTEELSDPPPVIVFALVITPICLIPVMVSLVVLKTKNGDGSS comes from the exons ATGAGGGCTTCCTGTTGTTTTATAGAGCCTTCCTGCAAAAAGGTTGAGATATGTAATCACTACCCACCAGGGAAGACGGACAGAGCATTGTCAGGCAAAATGACAGACACTAGTTTCTCACTTATGTTTTCTGGGTGTTTTGTGACTCTTCTCATCTGGG GATGCACAACAGTGGTTTGTCTGGTTGATGAAAAGTTAGTGGTGGGACCCACTATGACAATAG GGTATCACTCAACAGAGACAATGAATGCCA atGTCACTTATGGAGATCCTACCTTATCATTTG TTTGTGGGAATAATTCTCACAGTTGTATGGACTTTTGCTCCTTCTGTTATGATATTTATGGTGCACCAACAATGGATTGCCTTTCCAAACTGTTTGACCATCTATGTCTCTTCAATTTTGAGCATGCAATGGCATCACTAAACAGCAGTGACTTGTGCATTTGGGGTAATGTGAGCGG TTCATATAGTAACCTAAGCCTTTGCACAGAGAAGATTTCTGATTGTCTCTTGATCCCATGGCCCAACCCTCTGGTGGAACAAACCTTTGTGGACATTCACTCCAAGTTTTTCAAGGATTGTCCCACAGAGGAGCTAAGCGACCCACCACCAGTCATCGTCTTTGCCCTGGTGATAACTCCCATCTGCCTGATCCCCGTCATGGTTAGCCTAGTTGTGCTCAAGACCAAGAATGGGGATGGCAGCTCCTGA
- the ramp2 gene encoding receptor activity-modifying protein 2 isoform X3 produces MRASCCFIEPSCKKVEICNHYPPGKTDRALSGKMTDTSFSLMFSGCFVTLLIWGYHSTETMNANVTYGDPTLSFVCGNNSHSCMDFCSFCYDIYGAPTMDCLSKLFDHLCLFNFEHAMASLNSSDLCIWGNVSGSYSNLSLCTEKISDCLLIPWPNPLVEQTFVDIHSKFFKDCPTEELSDPPPVIVFALVITPICLIPVMVSLVVLKTKNGDGSS; encoded by the exons ATGAGGGCTTCCTGTTGTTTTATAGAGCCTTCCTGCAAAAAGGTTGAGATATGTAATCACTACCCACCAGGGAAGACGGACAGAGCATTGTCAGGCAAAATGACAGACACTAGTTTCTCACTTATGTTTTCTGGGTGTTTTGTGACTCTTCTCATCTGGG GGTATCACTCAACAGAGACAATGAATGCCA atGTCACTTATGGAGATCCTACCTTATCATTTG TTTGTGGGAATAATTCTCACAGTTGTATGGACTTTTGCTCCTTCTGTTATGATATTTATGGTGCACCAACAATGGATTGCCTTTCCAAACTGTTTGACCATCTATGTCTCTTCAATTTTGAGCATGCAATGGCATCACTAAACAGCAGTGACTTGTGCATTTGGGGTAATGTGAGCGG TTCATATAGTAACCTAAGCCTTTGCACAGAGAAGATTTCTGATTGTCTCTTGATCCCATGGCCCAACCCTCTGGTGGAACAAACCTTTGTGGACATTCACTCCAAGTTTTTCAAGGATTGTCCCACAGAGGAGCTAAGCGACCCACCACCAGTCATCGTCTTTGCCCTGGTGATAACTCCCATCTGCCTGATCCCCGTCATGGTTAGCCTAGTTGTGCTCAAGACCAAGAATGGGGATGGCAGCTCCTGA
- the ramp2 gene encoding receptor activity-modifying protein 2 isoform X1: MRASCCFIEPSCKKVEICNHYPPGKTDRALSGKMTDTSFSLMFSGCFVTLLIWAGCTTVVCLVDEKLVVGPTMTIGYHSTETMNANVTYGDPTLSFVCGNNSHSCMDFCSFCYDIYGAPTMDCLSKLFDHLCLFNFEHAMASLNSSDLCIWGNVSGSYSNLSLCTEKISDCLLIPWPNPLVEQTFVDIHSKFFKDCPTEELSDPPPVIVFALVITPICLIPVMVSLVVLKTKNGDGSS; this comes from the exons ATGAGGGCTTCCTGTTGTTTTATAGAGCCTTCCTGCAAAAAGGTTGAGATATGTAATCACTACCCACCAGGGAAGACGGACAGAGCATTGTCAGGCAAAATGACAGACACTAGTTTCTCACTTATGTTTTCTGGGTGTTTTGTGACTCTTCTCATCTGGG caGGATGCACAACAGTGGTTTGTCTGGTTGATGAAAAGTTAGTGGTGGGACCCACTATGACAATAG GGTATCACTCAACAGAGACAATGAATGCCA atGTCACTTATGGAGATCCTACCTTATCATTTG TTTGTGGGAATAATTCTCACAGTTGTATGGACTTTTGCTCCTTCTGTTATGATATTTATGGTGCACCAACAATGGATTGCCTTTCCAAACTGTTTGACCATCTATGTCTCTTCAATTTTGAGCATGCAATGGCATCACTAAACAGCAGTGACTTGTGCATTTGGGGTAATGTGAGCGG TTCATATAGTAACCTAAGCCTTTGCACAGAGAAGATTTCTGATTGTCTCTTGATCCCATGGCCCAACCCTCTGGTGGAACAAACCTTTGTGGACATTCACTCCAAGTTTTTCAAGGATTGTCCCACAGAGGAGCTAAGCGACCCACCACCAGTCATCGTCTTTGCCCTGGTGATAACTCCCATCTGCCTGATCCCCGTCATGGTTAGCCTAGTTGTGCTCAAGACCAAGAATGGGGATGGCAGCTCCTGA
- the LOC122868345 gene encoding bryoporin-like, translated as MPETAEAVSATLTTNRNCTIEITNVSSSYCLINPKVYMASGFCHHPPQPTIRTTKIEVCSFIKDDNTATGTVGILTYDLFHMQSRVCSERMAIMFSVPFDYNLYKNRLAVGVVEHSRACDKHLYNQMYDGNDLSNFTRSETNGCGLEYKATYVDLRATMSSIGKAIVKVELYDKMGH; from the exons ATGCCAGAAACAGCAGAAGCTGTGTCAGCCACTCTCACCACCAACAGAAACTGCACCATAGAAATAACCAATGTCAGCAGTAGCTACTGCCTTATCAACCCCAA GGTATACATGGCAAGTGGCTTCTGTCACCACCCGCCTCAGCCTACGATTCGTACCACCAAGATCGAAGTGTGCTCTTTCATCAAGGATGACAACACTGCCACAGGCACTGTTGGCATACTGACCTACGACCTGTTCCATATGCAGAGCCGGGTTTGCTCTGAGCGCATGGCCATTATGTTCTCTGTGCCCTTTGACTACAACCTGTACAAGAACCGGCTGGCTGTGGGTGTGGTTGAGCATTCTCGTGCCTGCGACAAACATCTGTACAACCAGATGTATGATGGGAATGACCTCAGTAACTTCACCCGCTCTGAGACAAACGGATGTGGGCTGGAATATAAAGCTACATATGTTGATTTGAGGGCTACAATGTCTTCTATTGGCAAAGCCATTGTTAAAGTGGAGCTCTATGATAAAATGGGTCATTAG